The nucleotide window GGACCACATCGGTCCAATCAGCAAATCACGCGGTGCGTCGCCTGTAAGACGGTGTACGATCATTTCCGGTGGTAGCATCTCCAACGTATCCACGATCAGCTTGATATACTCGTCTTGTTCCAGAAAACGTAGAAGTCCGGCTTCATATTGCTTCACCATCGGCGTTTTGCGCATCAGATGCAGCAGGTGAATCTTGATGCCCTGCACATCCATGTTGGCGACGGCACGTCCAGTATCCAGCATCATTTCATGCGTCTCTTGAGGCAGACCATATATGATATGTGTGCACACACGTATATTCCGTTTGCGCAGTTTCTCAACCGCTTCTTCGTAACACTTCGTGTCGTGCGCCCGATTGATCAATGTCGATGTGGAATCATGGATGGTTTGAAGCCCCATCTCAACCCACAGGTAGGTGCGCTCATTGAGTTCAGCCAAATAATCAACAACATCATCTGGCAAACAATCCGGGCGAGTGGCGATGGACAAACCAACAACACCGGGCTGCTCAAGAATTTCTTCAAAATATTCGCGCAGCTCCTCAACCGGAGCATACGTGTTCGTATAGGCTTGAAAGTAGCCAATATAATGGGCGGTAGGCCACTTGAGATGTTGTTTATCTCTTATCGTATTGAACTGGGTGACCAGATCTTCACGTCTGCTGCCAGCAAAATCGCCTGATCCACGCGCACTGCAGAAGGTGCAACCACCTTTGGCAATGGAACCGTCACGGTTGGGACAGGTGAATCCGGCATCCAGCATCACTTTGAAAACCTTATTGTTAAATTGATCTCGCATCTCATAATTCCAGGTATGGAATCGTTTATCTCCCCACAGGAGAGGGGACTGTAATGCAGGTGCATTCATCTTCAGGGTACTCCTTTGGCTGTCAAATTACCGTAATCATACGTGAACAAAAGAAGAAGCGCTATGCGATTTCCATCAATGACATTCGATAGCGATAATAGGTGTCTTCATGAACATTTATCATTGTATCAAAAAACTGAAAAAAAAGGGAATCGAAACGCAAAAATAGGCCGTAAAATCAAGGTTTTCTGCTTGCTATAGTTTACACCTTGTGTTATATTTAAATCAACGTCAGACACCATCTAATGGGTATTATTCATCATAGCATTTGAATCAACGTTGACGTCATGGACCATACTATACCGTGAGGTGATATGAATGAATTCCCAAGTTAAAAACAATGAATTGAATCATGTGTCTGTTGAATTGACGGCAGAAGAAGCACTGGCTTTAACAGGTGTTCGTTTTAATGGAAATCCGAAAGTGAAAGCGGCTGCAAGACAAAAAGTTCGCGATGCTTTCGAAAAGACATTTGATTTTTCACACCAAGATAAGGTAGACTATGAACTACTAAAGTAGTTGGACCCCAATTCCAAATAAATCGAAGAGGGAATCTTTGAGATTTGCCCAAAGTGGCAGATCCGAAGATTCCCTTTTCATTGCTCTTTACAATTTGCCAGTTCTTCGGCAAAATAAGTCTGAGACAAGTATGGGACAAACGGAGGAATAAAATGCGTTTACGTGGCAGAAAAGGGATAAGAGAAAATCTGGAGCAACAAGTCGATCTTGTTGTACTGGACCCCAAGCAACATAAAGGAAAATGGTCTGAACTATTTGGCAACGACCATCCGATCTTCGTGGAATTTGGTATGGGTAAAGGTCAATTTATCAGCCAAATGAGTTATAAATATCCGGAATTCAATTTTATCGGTATTGATATGTATGATGAACTGGTACGTCGTGCCAGTGAGAAAGCTCGTAATGCGTGGAGTCAGGCTGATGTGGAGACACCTCCGAACCTGAAGCTTGCGCTGGCGAATATTGAACAGATCGAGGAAGTTTTTGAACCGGAAGAACTGGAACGCATTTATTTGAACTTCAGTGATCCTTGGCCAAAAGCAAAGCATGCACGCCGTCGCTTGACGCACCCGCGCTTCCTGAAGAAATATACGGAACTGCTTAATCCAAAAGGACAGATTCATTTCAAAACCGATTCGGAGACGCTGTTTGATTTCTCGCTCAACGCGATTTCCGACTTTGGCCTGCAAATGACCAATATTTCTTTGAATCTGCATCGTGATGGCTTGAATGAAGAACATGTGATGACGGAGTACGAACAGAAATTCATGGGCAAAGGCATGAACATTCACCGCGTTGAAGTGATCGTTGGTGAAGAGGCCTTGCGTGAGTATCAGCAGATACGTCTGGACAAGTATAAAGTCCGTGAAGCTTCGGATGAGTCTGGCGAAGATCAGGAACAGGAATAAATCGAAATCAAAATTAAATTTATACAAGAAGAGCGTCAGATGAGGTGAATGGTTCATTCTCATAGGTCGCTCTTTTTTGCGTCAACGCTCAATGGACAACGCTCTATAGAACTCATGTCTGGTATGAAGTCAAAAGTTCTCTGAATGGAACTCTTTGCGGCGATAATCGTTTGGCGTAACACCGTTGAACTTTTTGAACATGCGGTAGAAGTAGGAACTGTTGGTGAATCCGGTTCTCTCGGCAATATCGGCAACGGAGTTCTCTGTCTCTACAAGCAAATGTTGAGCTTTAGCTATCCGGGTTTCGTTAATCACATCCGTGAGCCCTTTCAGGGTGAGTTGTTTGTAGAGCCTGCTCACATAGATGGGCGACATGCCCAGTTCATCTGCAATCGAGGTTAGACAGAGATTGGGATCGGCATAGTCCCGCTCAATAATACCATTGATTTTACGAATCAACTCTTCGTGCTTCAGTGTGCGTTTCTCCTCGACTTTGGAACCAAGCTCATCGAACATCCGATAGAAGTGTTCATGTACTTCACTGATGTCTTCAGCGTCTTTGACAGGAAGCATTAGACCATCCGAGATTGAATCAAGCGTAAGCTGATTGTTCTTCTTGAGGGTGTTCCGTACATGATTCAGTGTCATTGTCAGATGGGATAAGGCTAGCTGGAAGACGGTAAAAGGGTATGCGGCTGTCTCGCCGACGATGTCTGCATAGACTTGTTTGGCTTCTCTCGTCTTGCCTGTCATTAGATAATCGACAAGTTGTCTTTCCTTACCTGCCGGGAATGCGTATTCTTTGGTGTGATAAGCCATGATGTCAGCGGTATAGATTAGACAGCCTGGTCCCATGAACAAACGATGCAGTGAGGCTTCGGCTGATCTGGTGTAGGATGCAATACTGTCTTCCAATGAATCTTCTTCCGTGCCGATGGTGCAGGAGATAGAGCATTTTAAATGGGTCATTACAGCAGCCTGCATCATACGTAACAATTCTTCGATCCGGTTAGGAGCAGGTTGGCCAAGTTCAGGAAGTTCCTCTTTTTCATTGAAGATGAGTGTGATCAGATCACCGCCCATGTCCACAGCTTCCGCATTGTAGTGGAGATCGGCTGTCTCGGTGCAGATGTTCATCATGGCGTATTTTACAAGCTGGGTCTCGTCACGATACGTTTCATTGAATTCGGTAAAATGGTCAATCCGCAGCAAGACTAGTCTAGACGCATGTTGAACGTCAATGGAGGAACCATAGAACTTCATTCGTTCTTCCAGCATACCTCCGGTTACTGTTTCACGACCCTGCAGAGCTCCTCGCAGAAAATCCTGCCGTAACAAATGAAGACTGCCACGTCGCTCCGCTTCCATCACACGCAAACGAACAAGCACCTTATCAATGGGATGATATAGTTTTCGGGACACAAGGTAAGAGAGTAGCAAGCCTGCGATGAGAAGTCCGACACAAAACAGAATGGTATGTGTTCGCATACTCCGTATATCTGAGGTAATCAGATCATACGGTGTTATTCTCACATAACGCCAGCCCAGGTCATCGGGAGCGGTGTACGTAATGAGCGATTTTTCTCCGTCGACCTCCTCCGTAAAGTACGCGGACTGCTGCATGTCCTGCATGATTGGCTCCATAAAAGCTTCGCTGGAGAGATTTTTCATCAATGCACGGTCGCCAAAGTCAGATAGAAGGTCTCCATTCTCATTCACGATAAAGGTCTTGCCTGGTTGATCCACAGCATTCATATTCGGACTGAGCCAATCATCCTTGATATTAACGATGACAGCATAGTTTAGTTTGGCATTGTCATTGATCGTGTCATAACAGAGATAGGTGTAGCTGTTAACCTCTGTTGCTTCGGTAGAGCCGACCTGATATGTACGCGGTATGGGCACAAAAGGTTTATAGTCATGGAAGCGTTGGAGGATACTTGTAATCCCCTGATCGTCGATCTCTGAGATGGACTGCTGCCCATTGCGTACGTTGGAACTGATAAAGAATTCATTGCTTTTGGAGTTATATACATAGATGGATTCGATAAAAGGAAGGGACATACGGTAGTTGTCGAGCTGCTCCATCGCCGATGTGATCTCATAGATATTCGGTTTGGAATAGAGCAGTAATGAAGAAATGGTGTAGTCTTGATAAATCTGATATGACAAGGATTTCGCAGTCTCGGTCATTTTGGCCACTTCACGGCTGGTTTGAGTAAGACTGTTCATATCTGTCCGATATACCTGGCGAAGAGCAATACGATTATAATTGACGTACAAAATGGCAGAAGCCACAAGCAAGGTCGCAACGGTACTGATAATAATGCCGATCAGAATCCGTGTGAAGACCTTCTTACTGTCCTCTGAACGTTTACGCATTCCTTTTCCCCCTCGGACCTCCTGTTTTGGGTGAACAACGTAGAACTTCATATACATACGCTAGATTTCATATATGGATGAGCAGAAGAGCAAGAGTATCTTGAATTATATATTATGTATGCGTTTACATCAATGCTGGACAGGCTGTTTTGTCTGTTTTCTCTACATAAAGTTCAACTTTCGCTGGATTGTTCACTGGGTTTAGCCTATGCACGATATCAACATTTGTGAACGGATGTGTGTTCATTTCATGGTTCGTTCGTTTTGTTCATAGTTCATTTCGCAGAATCGTTCATTTTCTGACGGGAAGCTTCAGTATCCGTGAGCGGAGCGAGCATCTACAATAAAAAGAGAGCTCCACCACGCAGCACCGCAAGAAATTCGGGAGGGATCGAGCCATGCTCAAAGAATTGAACAAGAACAAAATCATGTTTCTGATGCTGTTGCCCACGCTGATCTTTTTTCTGATTAACTCGTATTTTCCGATGGTCGGCATCTATTATGCATTTACCCGGTATGATTTTGAAGGAGGATTATTCGGCAGTCCATTTGTTGGTCTGGAGAACTTTAAGTTCCTATGGCAATCCGGAATGCTGCTGAAGCTCACAACCAACACCGTGGGTTACAATCTCGCCTTCATTATATTAGGAAACGGTCTGGCGATCTTCTGCGCGATCATGCTTAGCGAAATCCGGGGCAGGTTATTCAAAAAAATCACGCAATCCGTCATGTTCTTGCCGTATTTCATCTCGTTTGTACTATTAAGTGTAATCGCTTACAACATGTTTAACTATGAATCAGGTTTCGTGAACACGGTGCTCAAACGTTTCGAGGCGGGCCCGGTCGACATTTATAACACACCCTGGATCTGGGTGTTCCTGATCATCATCTTTTATCTGTGGAAAAATCTTGGATACAGTATGGTCATCTATCTAGCTGCGATAACGGGGATCAGTGACGAGTATTATGAGGCTGCCCGAATCGATGGGGCCAATATTTTTCAGCGAATCTGGTACATCACGGTACCGATGCTAAAGCCAACCTTTGTCATCCTGCTGTTGTTCTCGCTCGGCAGCATTATGAAGGGTCAGTTCGACCTTTTCTATCAACTGATCGGTAATAACGGGGTGCTGTACAACGCGACGGATATCATTGATACGTATGTGTATCGTTCACTGAAAGTAACGTTTGATATCGGGATGGCAACAGCTGCCGGTTTGTATCAGTCGTTATTCGGATTTATTTTAATCATGACCGTCAACTATATTATTCGCAAAGTAAATGAGGACTACGCCTTGTTCTAGAACGCCCGCAGGGCAGGAGGGAGAACGATCATGAACACGCCAATGAATACTCACACGCGAACGAATACTCGTCTCAGAGATTCGGAATTCACCTTCATGTTTCAACTGATTGCCTACAGCGTCATCATCATTTTATCGATCATGTGTCTGCTACCGTTTCTACTAATATTATCGGGTTCATTCAGCAGCAACGAGTCCATTGTGAGGGATGGGTATCACCTCTTTCCGACGGACTTTTCCCTGGAAGGCTACAAAATGGTTTTTACATTCCCTACAAAGGTACTCAAGGCTTATGGGGTAACGGTCTTTACAACGGTGGTGGGGACTACGCTTGGGCTTTTCCTCATCACGATGGCCGGATTTGTACTCCAGCGTAAAGACTTCAAGTATCGGAATACCTTCTCGTTTTTTATCTACTTTACAACGTTGTTTGGTGGGGGGCTCGTGCCTTGGTACATTATGCTGGCGAACTATTTCAACCTTATGGATACGTACACGGTACTGATTTTCCCGGGGTTGATGACACCATTTCTCATTATCCTGATGAAAAACTTTATTCGTTCGGCTGTGCCGGATGAGTTGATTGAGTCCGCTAAAATTGATGGAGCGAATGACTTCCGCATCTATTTCAGCATTGTGTTGAAACTGGCGATGCCTGGTATCGCAACCGTAGGTCTGTTTCTGGCACTGGGTTACTGGAATGACTGGTTTACTTCATCCCTTTTCATTAACAACCCGGATATGTACCAGCTGCAATTTTATCTCTATAACACGATGAACACGATTACTTTTATTGACCAGATGGCGATTGGCACAGGGATCACGCTCAGTCAGGATGTGCCTACGGAATCAACCAAGATGGCGATGGCTATCGTTGTTACGGGACCGATTCTGTTCCTTTATCCGTTTGTACAACGTTATTTTGTTAAAGGACTTACGATTGGTGCAGTGAAAGGTTAGAACGTGAACACGCTGTGGGTGTCAGGCCATTAGCATCATCTTCGGCTTGAAGCATGGCGAGTCTGCGCTAACATATAAAGGTTCACCACAAAAAGGGAGGATGCGTATGCGTAACAAAACAATTCGGCACCTGTCTCTGGTACTTGCCCTGATGTTATTCGCCGGGGTGCTTGCCGCATGTAATAACGGTTCGGGGGGATCGACGCAAGGAAGTGAGCAGGGAGGAGCGTCCGAGAGCAAAGGCGAGAAAGTAACGCTTCAATTTTACATGCTTGGGGATGCTCCCAAAGATCTGCCTGTCATTGAATCCGAGATCAACAAGCTGGCTGAGGCTGATCTGAACGTCAATGTGAAATTCAACTACACCTCCTGGACCGACTGGGATCAAAAATATAAACTGCTGCTGTCTTCCGGACAGCCGATCGATCTGATCTTTACAGCGGATTGGACATTCTACCAGTCCTATGCGAAGAAGGGCGCGTTCCTGCCGCTGGATGAAATGCTGCCAACAGCAGCGCCAGCACTGAAGGCTCATGTACCTGAAGATATGTGGAATGCAGTCAAAATCAATGACAAAATCTATACGGTTCCATCGACATGGATTGAGTATGTAACAGAGGGAATTGCGTATCGTGAGGACTTGCGCGAGAAGTACAATCTTCCGAAGCCGGAATCGTTGGAGACGCTCGAAGCGTATCTGGAGGGCATCAAAGCTAACGAACCCAATATGATTCCGATTGCGGATAGCAATGCCAACCATACTCATGGTATCCGTCAATTGACATCAAAGCTGGTTAATACAGCAGGTCAACTCCCATATGGACTGGATATTATGTATGACTCACCATCAACCGTGAGTTCCTACTGGGGATCGGCGCAGCATCTGGAAGACCTGAAAACATACAAGCGCTGGATGGACAAAGGCTTCTTCCCGAAAAACGTACTGAATGTAAAGGATACTTCCAACTCGTTGCTGCAAAATGGAAAAGCGGCAGTTGTTCTCTCCGGGGAGAACCCGAACAAATTTAATGCAGATGTAATCAAGGTGCAGTCTACGCATCCAGATTGGAAACTCGCTTATTTCCCGTATCCGAATGCGAAAGGGTTTGCACAACCGGTTCACCCGATCCATAACGGATTTGCGATTCCGCGTAGCAGTAAAAACCCGGAAAAAGCATTGGCGTTTTATGAGAAGCTCGTGACAGACAAACGCTACAACTGGTTGACTGAATACGGCGTTGAGGGTAAAAACTTCGAGGTAGATAATGGTTACTACAAAATGGTCGGTGATGCACAAACGAACGGCTTCCCACGTGAAGGCATGAATGGCTGGGCATGGCGTAATCCGGAATTCATGCTCTATGATAAAACCTTTGATGATGTACTGACCATGTTTGAAGATCTCGACAAAATCAAAAAGCCGGATATTTTCACAGGATTTGCTGAAGACTGGACTCCGTACCAAGCCGAGAAGGCTGCATTAGAGCAAGTGGAAAAACAATATTTGTATCCGCTTAATGTGGGATTGGTGGCAGACGTGGAGGCTGGATTGAACACATTCATGGAGAAGGCTAAACAAGCAGGATTGGAAAAAATTCAGGCAGAGTACACCAAGCAGTGGCAGGAGTACTTGAAGTCAGCGGGCATCCAATAGTTTGTACTTTCCTTCATACAGAAAAGGTGCCTTCAGATCCGAAGGCACCTTTTAAATGTGGTTGCAGGCTTGTTTGAAGCCGTTGGTTAGAGACGTGAATGGACGAAGCCTGCGGGAAGCAACTTCCCGTTTGAGATAAAATCATAAACGAGCCTCTTCTGCGGATGAAGGACGAACGTCCTCCAGGAGATCGATAATACTTTGAGCGCTCTCCATCGGATGAACCTTTGCGATTTCCGCCAGATGGCGTTTGCGTTTACGTACGACATCCGGGTAATGATGCAGCAGTTTGTTCATCCATTTGACCACTACGTCGAGCGAAGATATGGGTTCTCCCAATCCTCTTGCGGTAAAATAATGGACGTTTTCTTCTTCCTGACCGGGTATAGGGTTGTGAAACAACATTGGAATTCCTTTGGCCAAGCCTTCGCTGCAAGTCATTCCCCCGGGTTTGGTGATCAACAGGTCGGATACTTCCATCAATTTGTCGATTTCGTTCGTGTACCCGATAATATGAATGTTTTCTTTGCGATACATGGGGTTCTGTTCCATGCTGATCCGTGCTTTATCGTTGCGCCCCAGACAAAAGATGATCTGAATATCTTCGTGCCAGCGAGTGAGCAACGGATGGACCAACTTGTCACTTAGCATCCCCCAACCGCCTCCCATGACCAGTACAGTAGGCATGTTCTTGAGGTTAAATCTGCTTCGGATCTCATCTCGTCCGGGATGCTCCCAGAAGTTCGGATGCACAGGAATGCCTGTGACTCGAATTTTGTCTATTGGTACGCCACGCAGCATTAGTTTGGACTTAACCTCATCTGAAGAAACCAGATAAAGGTCTACTTCACGGTTAATCCATGTCCCATGTGCATCATAGTCGGTGATGACTGTGCATAGGGGAACCTGTACACCCAGACGTTTCAGTCTGGATATGACAGCACTTGGGATCGGATGGGTACAGACGATCGCATTGGGACGTAACTGATGCACGACGCTGCGTGTGTGTGTGTAGAACAGTTTATGCAGCGCCAGTGTTGTCAGCCGGTTCAATGATTTTTTATATTGATGTCTGTATACATATCCCACGAGTTTGGGTTGGTTGGTAACCGTTTTTTTGTATGCCGTTATAATTAGAGGTGCCATCTTGGGATTTAAAAAACTTCCCAGTTCAAGCACTTTCGTCTGCACGTCTGGCGACAGCTTTCGCAAATTGCTGGACAGTGCATAGGCGGCTTGAGTATGACCCGTACCAAAGCCTTCAGATAATAGTAATACTCTTTTTTTCTCCACGCTTGCTTCACCTGTTCCTGCTAGGTTTTTCTGAGTCTAACATATCGGCTTTAAGACCAGAATGCAACTGTTGCAAGTGCGACTAAAGTACCTATTGTGGCACCTGCCAAAACATCGGATGGATAGTGTAATCCCAGATAAATTCGAGAGAATCCGACAATAAGGGCCACAGGCAACAATATTAGCAATAAGATCGGATCAGTAGTCATAAATGGAACCGTGACCGAAAAAATGGCAGTCGTGTGTCCTGAGGGAAACGAGTGGTCCGTCAGGGGGTTACGGAACGTGATGGTATCCGGCAAGGCCAGATAAGGCCGAATGCGGGGATACAATTTTTTCGCGATGGCTACGGGAATGTGGCTGACCGCAAGAGCGATACAAGCCTGTAGTCCTGTTGTGCTCCATGGAGCTGGAGCGAGCAGCCAGATTAACAAGGATATTGCAATAGAAGAAGTTGCTCCACCCAGATGGGTGAAATAATACAGCCAAAAATTCATAAAACGATTATGAAGTCGGCCGTTGATCCACATAAAAACATTTCGATCATAATCTTGAAACTTTAAGAATAAACGGCTCATATTGGCCTCCTGCCAGTCAGGCCGCCCGTAATGGCGGCAGTATTTCCGGTGATTTTTCTGCATCCGGTTTCGTCCTGATTAGTATATAACCGTTTTTCGTGAACTTGAGGTTATTTCAGGTATATGTTTATCATATTTTTAAATGTTGTCCTTTTCAAGAAGAACACATGTAAAGAACGTAAAATTCATGTTAAAGAGTGGATATATACCCATCTTAACTTTTTGACTTGAGTCAGCCAAAAAAGATACAATGATTCAACATGGCTGAAATGAGGTAAAAAAAATGTGAGTTTTGGTTTAAACTTTTTGAGGTCTGGATGCGTTATTTGTTATAGAGCCTCTGACGAAGAATAACATGCTGATGAAAAAAGCAGGGACTTTAGAAATAAAAATCAAGTAAAAGGCTGAAAATAAGATATAACAGGCATGAATGCGAGGTTGTGGTATCACGAAGTGTCTATTCAGCGTTTAAAGATCACATTTCTGCTTCAGAAAGTGGAATTGGGGTTTTGACAAATGACTGAAAAGAATACAGAATCGATAAAGCAGCCAACTGATAGCAACCAAGCTTTGAAACATTGCCTGATATATTCACGTAGTACACAAAAGAACAGGGTCATATTCTGCAGATTACAAAAAAATAAATTGCAGAATCAGGAAGAGAAATGCTTAAGTAAACTGGGTTTTGAAAAAAAGGGGGTAACAGAGAACGATGTTGGACGCTATATTCGTCACGATGCAGGTCATTCTGGCACTGCTAGCCGTGTACCAATTCACGTTTTCGCTGTTCGGTCTGATTAAGAAAAAGAAAAAGAAACATTATCCGGCGACAAAATCATTCGCTGTACTCGTCGCAGCACACAATGAGGAACAGGTCATTGGTGCTTTGATGGAGAACTTGAAACAACTTGATTATCCGGAAGATCTGTATGATGTGTTCGTCATCTGTGACAACTGTACGGATGGTACGGCTCAAATTGTCAGAGAACATGGGTTGAATGCCTGCGTACGTACCAATGCCGATCTGAGAGGTAAAGGGTATGCTATCGAATGGATGCTTAAGTACCTGTGGAAATTGCCACGTCAGTATGACGCAGTTGTCATGTTTGACGCGGATAACCTGGTTGACCGTAACTTCTTGCTTGAGATGAATGATGACTTGAACAATGGTTCGCGTGTTATCCAAGGATACATTGATACGAAAAATCCGGAGGATTCCTGGATTACTGCAGCATACGGTGTATCTTACTGGTACATCAACCGTCTGTGGCAGTTGTCTCGTCATAACTTGAATATGGCGAACTTCCTCGGAGGCACCGGAATGTGCTTTGAGACCAACCTGTTGAAGGAAATTGGCTGGGGCGCAACAAGTCTGGTTGAGGATCTGGAGTTTACGATGCGTAGTGTGCAACGTAATGTGTATCCTGTTTTCAACTATGACGCTAAAGTATTTGATGAGAAACCATTAACGTTCAAAGCTTCAGCGCGACAACGTCTGCGCTGGATGCAAGGCCACTTTACAGTTGCACGTAGATACTTCTTCCCGCTGCTCTGGCAGTCCATTAAGGAAAGAAGCTTGGTGAAATTCGACCTTGCTATCTATGGAGCCAATGTCTATGTTGTATTGCTTACATTCCTGATGACTGCTGCGATGTGGGTAGACATGGCGATATTCAAAGGTCCGCATATTGCGAATATTTATGGATACTTCCCGTTATGGGT belongs to Paenibacillus sp. FSL H8-0079 and includes:
- a CDS encoding TIGR01212 family radical SAM protein (This family includes YhcC from E. coli K-12, an uncharacterized radical SAM protein.), with the protein product MNAPALQSPLLWGDKRFHTWNYEMRDQFNNKVFKVMLDAGFTCPNRDGSIAKGGCTFCSARGSGDFAGSRREDLVTQFNTIRDKQHLKWPTAHYIGYFQAYTNTYAPVEELREYFEEILEQPGVVGLSIATRPDCLPDDVVDYLAELNERTYLWVEMGLQTIHDSTSTLINRAHDTKCYEEAVEKLRKRNIRVCTHIIYGLPQETHEMMLDTGRAVANMDVQGIKIHLLHLMRKTPMVKQYEAGLLRFLEQDEYIKLIVDTLEMLPPEMIVHRLTGDAPRDLLIGPMWSLNKWEVLNSIDRELRERDTWQGKYWRRA
- the trmB gene encoding tRNA (guanosine(46)-N7)-methyltransferase TrmB is translated as MRLRGRKGIRENLEQQVDLVVLDPKQHKGKWSELFGNDHPIFVEFGMGKGQFISQMSYKYPEFNFIGIDMYDELVRRASEKARNAWSQADVETPPNLKLALANIEQIEEVFEPEELERIYLNFSDPWPKAKHARRRLTHPRFLKKYTELLNPKGQIHFKTDSETLFDFSLNAISDFGLQMTNISLNLHRDGLNEEHVMTEYEQKFMGKGMNIHRVEVIVGEEALREYQQIRLDKYKVREASDESGEDQEQE
- a CDS encoding AraC family transcriptional regulator, encoding MRKRSEDSKKVFTRILIGIIISTVATLLVASAILYVNYNRIALRQVYRTDMNSLTQTSREVAKMTETAKSLSYQIYQDYTISSLLLYSKPNIYEITSAMEQLDNYRMSLPFIESIYVYNSKSNEFFISSNVRNGQQSISEIDDQGITSILQRFHDYKPFVPIPRTYQVGSTEATEVNSYTYLCYDTINDNAKLNYAVIVNIKDDWLSPNMNAVDQPGKTFIVNENGDLLSDFGDRALMKNLSSEAFMEPIMQDMQQSAYFTEEVDGEKSLITYTAPDDLGWRYVRITPYDLITSDIRSMRTHTILFCVGLLIAGLLLSYLVSRKLYHPIDKVLVRLRVMEAERRGSLHLLRQDFLRGALQGRETVTGGMLEERMKFYGSSIDVQHASRLVLLRIDHFTEFNETYRDETQLVKYAMMNICTETADLHYNAEAVDMGGDLITLIFNEKEELPELGQPAPNRIEELLRMMQAAVMTHLKCSISCTIGTEEDSLEDSIASYTRSAEASLHRLFMGPGCLIYTADIMAYHTKEYAFPAGKERQLVDYLMTGKTREAKQVYADIVGETAAYPFTVFQLALSHLTMTLNHVRNTLKKNNQLTLDSISDGLMLPVKDAEDISEVHEHFYRMFDELGSKVEEKRTLKHEELIRKINGIIERDYADPNLCLTSIADELGMSPIYVSRLYKQLTLKGLTDVINETRIAKAQHLLVETENSVADIAERTGFTNSSYFYRMFKKFNGVTPNDYRRKEFHSENF
- a CDS encoding ABC transporter permease subunit, which produces MLKELNKNKIMFLMLLPTLIFFLINSYFPMVGIYYAFTRYDFEGGLFGSPFVGLENFKFLWQSGMLLKLTTNTVGYNLAFIILGNGLAIFCAIMLSEIRGRLFKKITQSVMFLPYFISFVLLSVIAYNMFNYESGFVNTVLKRFEAGPVDIYNTPWIWVFLIIIFYLWKNLGYSMVIYLAAITGISDEYYEAARIDGANIFQRIWYITVPMLKPTFVILLLFSLGSIMKGQFDLFYQLIGNNGVLYNATDIIDTYVYRSLKVTFDIGMATAAGLYQSLFGFILIMTVNYIIRKVNEDYALF
- a CDS encoding carbohydrate ABC transporter permease yields the protein MNTPMNTHTRTNTRLRDSEFTFMFQLIAYSVIIILSIMCLLPFLLILSGSFSSNESIVRDGYHLFPTDFSLEGYKMVFTFPTKVLKAYGVTVFTTVVGTTLGLFLITMAGFVLQRKDFKYRNTFSFFIYFTTLFGGGLVPWYIMLANYFNLMDTYTVLIFPGLMTPFLIILMKNFIRSAVPDELIESAKIDGANDFRIYFSIVLKLAMPGIATVGLFLALGYWNDWFTSSLFINNPDMYQLQFYLYNTMNTITFIDQMAIGTGITLSQDVPTESTKMAMAIVVTGPILFLYPFVQRYFVKGLTIGAVKG
- a CDS encoding extracellular solute-binding protein; this translates as MRNKTIRHLSLVLALMLFAGVLAACNNGSGGSTQGSEQGGASESKGEKVTLQFYMLGDAPKDLPVIESEINKLAEADLNVNVKFNYTSWTDWDQKYKLLLSSGQPIDLIFTADWTFYQSYAKKGAFLPLDEMLPTAAPALKAHVPEDMWNAVKINDKIYTVPSTWIEYVTEGIAYREDLREKYNLPKPESLETLEAYLEGIKANEPNMIPIADSNANHTHGIRQLTSKLVNTAGQLPYGLDIMYDSPSTVSSYWGSAQHLEDLKTYKRWMDKGFFPKNVLNVKDTSNSLLQNGKAAVVLSGENPNKFNADVIKVQSTHPDWKLAYFPYPNAKGFAQPVHPIHNGFAIPRSSKNPEKALAFYEKLVTDKRYNWLTEYGVEGKNFEVDNGYYKMVGDAQTNGFPREGMNGWAWRNPEFMLYDKTFDDVLTMFEDLDKIKKPDIFTGFAEDWTPYQAEKAALEQVEKQYLYPLNVGLVADVEAGLNTFMEKAKQAGLEKIQAEYTKQWQEYLKSAGIQ
- a CDS encoding glycosyltransferase; amino-acid sequence: MEKKRVLLLSEGFGTGHTQAAYALSSNLRKLSPDVQTKVLELGSFLNPKMAPLIITAYKKTVTNQPKLVGYVYRHQYKKSLNRLTTLALHKLFYTHTRSVVHQLRPNAIVCTHPIPSAVISRLKRLGVQVPLCTVITDYDAHGTWINREVDLYLVSSDEVKSKLMLRGVPIDKIRVTGIPVHPNFWEHPGRDEIRSRFNLKNMPTVLVMGGGWGMLSDKLVHPLLTRWHEDIQIIFCLGRNDKARISMEQNPMYRKENIHIIGYTNEIDKLMEVSDLLITKPGGMTCSEGLAKGIPMLFHNPIPGQEEENVHYFTARGLGEPISSLDVVVKWMNKLLHHYPDVVRKRKRHLAEIAKVHPMESAQSIIDLLEDVRPSSAEEARL
- a CDS encoding phosphatase PAP2 family protein, translating into MSRLFLKFQDYDRNVFMWINGRLHNRFMNFWLYYFTHLGGATSSIAISLLIWLLAPAPWSTTGLQACIALAVSHIPVAIAKKLYPRIRPYLALPDTITFRNPLTDHSFPSGHTTAIFSVTVPFMTTDPILLLILLPVALIVGFSRIYLGLHYPSDVLAGATIGTLVALATVAFWS